A genomic region of Barnesiella viscericola DSM 18177 contains the following coding sequences:
- the pssA gene encoding CDP-diacylglycerol--serine O-phosphatidyltransferase gives MNVIIKNIPNTITCLNLLSGCFACIFAFQGEYDWVALCIGLSALFDFLDGMAARLLHAYSPLGKELDSLADLISFGLAPGLMVMYFMAHDSVFHGIDSEYQSLWALSALLIPVFSALRLAKFNIDTRQATSFIGLPVPANALFWIGICQAGLHMESPVCGYAIVALVIIFSLLLVSEISMFSLKFKNLKLKENYLRYLILVAAVLFLSLWGLAGLAATIGLYIVLSLLTARKR, from the coding sequence ATGAACGTAATTATCAAAAACATACCCAACACCATCACCTGCCTGAACCTGCTTTCGGGTTGTTTTGCCTGCATCTTTGCCTTTCAGGGCGAATACGATTGGGTAGCCCTGTGCATAGGACTGTCGGCCCTCTTCGATTTTCTCGACGGCATGGCCGCCCGGTTGCTGCACGCCTACTCCCCGCTGGGCAAGGAGCTGGATTCGCTGGCCGACCTCATCAGTTTTGGACTGGCTCCCGGATTGATGGTGATGTACTTCATGGCCCATGACAGCGTGTTCCACGGCATCGACAGCGAATACCAGTCGCTGTGGGCGTTGAGCGCACTGCTCATACCGGTCTTCTCGGCACTGCGGTTGGCCAAGTTCAACATCGACACCCGCCAGGCCACCTCGTTCATCGGATTGCCGGTACCGGCCAACGCCCTCTTCTGGATAGGCATCTGCCAGGCCGGACTGCACATGGAGTCGCCGGTATGCGGCTATGCCATCGTGGCGCTGGTCATCATCTTCTCGCTGCTGCTGGTATCGGAGATTTCCATGTTCTCCCTCAAATTCAAGAACCTGAAACTGAAAGAGAACTACCTGCGTTACCTCATACTCGTAGCTGCCGTTCTCTTCCTCTCGCTGTGGGGCCTGGCCGGACTGGCCGCCACCATCGGCCTCTACATCGTCTTGTCGCTGCTGACGGCTCGCAAGCGATAA
- a CDS encoding DUF4834 family protein gives MHLAFLLLIILFVIFFVPLLALVQMVVRFISRLFFGRSEGTAGNPFGRQSQNRAQSGRTTWYTSSKKSKKKIDSSEGEYIDFEDIKE, from the coding sequence ATGCACCTGGCTTTTCTGCTACTGATTATACTTTTCGTCATCTTCTTCGTCCCCCTGCTGGCTCTTGTCCAGATGGTCGTGCGATTCATCTCGCGCCTCTTTTTCGGTCGCAGCGAAGGTACTGCGGGCAACCCCTTCGGCCGCCAAAGTCAGAACCGCGCACAAAGCGGACGCACCACCTGGTACACCAGTTCCAAAAAGAGCAAGAAGAAAATCGACAGCTCGGAGGGCGAATACATCGACTTCGAGGATATAAAAGAATAG
- a CDS encoding aminoacyl-histidine dipeptidase yields MDSKLTSLQPQAVWKHFQAICQIPRPSGHLDRITEYIMGVGRSLGLETLRDKAGNVIIRKPATPGMENRKPVILQGHMDMVPQANKSVKHNFETDPILPRVDGEWVTATETTLGADNGIGISSILAILESKDIKHGPLEALFTYDEETGMYGAIGLEPGELHGEILLNTDSEQDGELYMSCAGGVDVNIEFRYKEEPYTPAPNEIAVKLTLGGLHGGHSGVDIHLGRMNANKEMFRFLKEAVSEYEARLASYSGGTLRNAIPREAEAVVTILAEDKDDFLEAVDDFAATLKREYGFIEENLYFKAEETALPHTLLPEEIQDDLINAIVACHNGVYRMIPDAPDVVETSSNLSIVRTSEGYIEVKILVRSSSESMKRALASELESTFSLAGARVDFDGAYPGWEPNFKSEILNLMKRLYPQVTGHEAQVKMMHAGLECGIIGANYPGLDMISFGPTIKHPHSPNEKVEISTVETFWELLLAALENIPVKG; encoded by the coding sequence ATGGACAGCAAACTCACATCTCTTCAGCCGCAGGCTGTGTGGAAACACTTTCAAGCGATTTGTCAGATTCCCCGTCCGTCGGGTCACCTCGACCGTATTACCGAGTATATCATGGGGGTAGGCCGCTCGCTGGGATTGGAGACCCTTCGCGACAAAGCCGGAAATGTCATCATTCGCAAGCCGGCTACTCCCGGCATGGAGAACCGCAAGCCGGTTATTCTGCAAGGACACATGGATATGGTTCCCCAGGCCAACAAGTCGGTCAAGCACAACTTCGAGACCGATCCCATTCTGCCCCGTGTCGACGGCGAGTGGGTGACGGCGACCGAGACGACGCTGGGTGCCGACAACGGTATCGGCATTTCGTCGATTCTGGCCATTCTCGAATCGAAAGATATCAAGCACGGTCCGCTCGAAGCCCTCTTCACTTACGATGAGGAGACGGGTATGTATGGAGCCATCGGGCTGGAACCGGGCGAACTGCATGGCGAGATTTTGCTGAATACCGACTCGGAGCAGGACGGTGAACTGTATATGAGCTGTGCCGGTGGGGTCGATGTCAATATCGAGTTCCGCTACAAGGAGGAGCCCTACACGCCGGCTCCCAACGAGATTGCCGTGAAGCTGACGCTGGGCGGGCTGCATGGCGGCCACTCGGGTGTCGATATTCACCTGGGGCGCATGAATGCCAACAAAGAGATGTTTCGCTTCCTGAAAGAGGCTGTGTCGGAGTATGAGGCCCGGCTGGCCAGTTACAGCGGCGGTACGCTGCGCAATGCCATTCCGCGCGAGGCTGAGGCCGTGGTGACTATCCTGGCCGAGGATAAGGACGATTTCCTGGAAGCGGTCGACGATTTTGCGGCCACGCTGAAACGGGAGTATGGATTTATCGAGGAGAACCTCTACTTCAAGGCCGAGGAGACGGCCCTGCCGCACACCCTCCTGCCTGAGGAGATACAGGACGACCTGATCAATGCCATCGTGGCTTGCCACAACGGTGTGTACCGCATGATTCCCGATGCGCCCGACGTGGTAGAGACCTCGTCGAACCTCTCGATTGTGCGCACCTCCGAAGGGTATATCGAGGTGAAGATTCTCGTGCGCAGTTCGAGCGAGAGCATGAAGCGGGCTTTGGCATCGGAGTTGGAGAGTACCTTCTCGCTGGCCGGTGCCCGGGTCGATTTCGACGGCGCCTATCCTGGTTGGGAACCCAACTTCAAGTCGGAGATTCTCAACCTCATGAAGCGCCTCTATCCGCAGGTAACCGGGCATGAGGCTCAGGTGAAGATGATGCACGCCGGTCTCGAATGCGGCATCATCGGTGCCAATTATCCCGGGTTGGACATGATTTCGTTCGGCCCCACCATCAAGCACCCGCACTCGCCCAACGAGAAGGTGGAGATTTCGACGGTCGAGACCTTCTGGGAATTGCTGTTGGCTGCGCTGGAAAACATTCCGGTGAAGGGCTGA
- a CDS encoding lysylphosphatidylglycerol synthase transmembrane domain-containing protein has product MKRIIRDIVKYLLPLLCGVWLFWYVYQKLDIETIFQILKTDVNYFWVILSMVVAVFSHIARALRWRLQLRALHIYPSMRELVNAIFGMYAMNLLFPRLGEVWRCGYLAQREQASFSKVLGSVVSDRLSDTAMLALLTLLVFFMQMRPFRQFLDENPSIEAGVIGTLTSVWLYVGIALCVVAVVWFFRTNSQSRFVQRIRGLMANVWAGFASIVTMKGKFWFIFYTLFIWFCYFMQLYLCIFAFPSTSHLTVAAVLLLYVLGSLGMGLPVQGGIGPWHLAVIAGLSYYGITGNEAGAFAFVAHGAQMVLVVLIGIYAFISMACDKKKPKGEPVMEDIVTEIPESDRL; this is encoded by the coding sequence TTGAAAAGGATAATCCGCGATATTGTAAAATATCTGCTCCCTCTACTTTGCGGCGTGTGGTTGTTCTGGTATGTCTATCAAAAGCTGGATATAGAGACCATATTCCAAATCCTGAAAACCGATGTGAATTACTTCTGGGTCATCTTGTCGATGGTCGTAGCCGTGTTCAGCCACATAGCCCGGGCGCTGCGCTGGCGGTTGCAGTTGCGTGCCCTTCACATATATCCCTCGATGCGGGAGCTGGTCAATGCCATCTTCGGCATGTATGCCATGAACCTGCTCTTCCCCCGGTTGGGCGAGGTGTGGCGTTGCGGATACCTGGCTCAGCGCGAGCAGGCCTCGTTCAGCAAGGTGCTGGGGTCGGTGGTTTCGGACCGCCTCTCCGACACGGCGATGTTGGCGCTGCTCACGCTGCTGGTCTTTTTCATGCAGATGAGGCCCTTCCGCCAGTTCCTCGACGAGAATCCGTCGATTGAGGCGGGGGTAATCGGGACCCTCACGTCGGTGTGGCTCTATGTGGGTATCGCCCTCTGTGTGGTGGCTGTCGTGTGGTTCTTCCGCACCAACAGCCAGAGCCGTTTCGTGCAGCGGATACGGGGTCTCATGGCCAACGTTTGGGCCGGCTTTGCCTCGATTGTGACGATGAAAGGTAAATTCTGGTTTATTTTCTATACCCTTTTTATTTGGTTCTGCTATTTTATGCAGTTATATTTGTGCATATTTGCTTTCCCCAGCACATCGCACCTGACGGTAGCTGCTGTGTTGCTGCTCTATGTGTTGGGCAGCCTGGGCATGGGACTTCCCGTGCAGGGGGGGATAGGACCGTGGCATCTGGCGGTTATCGCCGGACTCTCCTACTATGGCATTACCGGTAACGAGGCCGGGGCTTTTGCCTTTGTGGCACACGGGGCGCAAATGGTGCTGGTGGTACTGATAGGAATATATGCCTTCATTTCGATGGCTTGCGATAAAAAGAAACCCAAGGGCGAACCGGTCATGGAAGATATTGTGACGGAGATTCCCGAGTCGGATCGCCTTTGA